In the genome of Patagioenas fasciata isolate bPatFas1 chromosome 12, bPatFas1.hap1, whole genome shotgun sequence, one region contains:
- the LOC136106995 gene encoding AP-3 complex subunit beta-2-like isoform X2: MTVSPLSQHPHRDTAVPRNGIITEMPPSPSSILTEMPPPWWSPWTLPVQLVDSSLVMAFEEVCPECIDLIHKSYHKLCNLLVDVEEWGQVVIINMLTRYVRTQFLSPNQNAEVVSSLRY; this comes from the exons ATGACAGTGTCCCCACTGAGCCAGCATCCTCACAGGGATACAGCTGTCCCCAGAAATGGCATCATCACAGAGATGCCACCATCCCCAAGCAGCATCCTCACAGAGATGCCACCACCCTGGTGGTCACCCTGGACTTTGCCTGTGCAGCTGGTGGACAGCAGCCTGGTGATGGCGTTCGAGGAGGTCTGCCCCGAATGCATCGACCTCATCCACAAGAGCTACCACAAGCTCTGCAACCTGCTCGTCGACGTGGAGGAGTGGGGGCAGGTGGTCATCATCAACATGCTGACCCGCTACGTGCGCACCCAGTTCCTCAGTCCCAACCAGAAC GCAGAGGTTGTGTCATCACTGAGGTACTAG
- the LOC136106861 gene encoding uncharacterized protein isoform X2 yields the protein MLQSTLLIGAGAASIASVAGASLLWTNTTVKFLLLKSVPKFGDIFEEVSESDLQPGDIVLFPMSSSGKNSKVFRHAAVYCGFGEVIHFLGSVDQSTWDLISSKKLRGDIVKSGFHALKKERGKCEIYRKKGGVNHDDLQSEIQKAMNSEAKYSLYKNNCIHFALSLLGLEKFYSQLVQIQDEGDSSSNSSSSEAAI from the exons ATGCTACAATCCACCTTACTCATCGGTGCTGGAGCTGCAAGCATTGCAAGTGTTGCAGGTGCCAGCCTG CTGTGGACCAACACT ACAGTCAAGTTTCTGCTGTTAAAAAGCGTCCCCAAGTTTGGGGACATTTTTGAGGAGGTGTCAGAGAGCGATTTGCAGCCTGGGGACATTGTGCTCTTCCCCATGAGCAGCTCTGGAAAGAACAGCAAGGTCTTCAGACATGCAGCCGTCTACTGCGGGTTTGGAGAGGTCATACACTTCCTGG GCTCAGTCGACCAGAGCACATGGGATTTGATCAGCAGTAAGAAGCTTCGGGGTGACATTGTCAAGTCAGGCTTCCACGCCctgaaaaaggagagagggaaatgcGAGATTTACCGGAAAAAAGGTGGGGTCAATCATGATGACCTCCAGAGTGAAATCCAGAAAGCGATGAACAGCGAAGCCAAGTATTCCCTCTATAAAAACAACTGCATCCACTTTGCCCTCTCCCTCCTGGGCTTGGAGAAGTTCTACTCACAACTG GTGCAAATCCAAGAtgaaggtgacagcagcagcaacagcagcagcagtgaggcT GCCAtctga
- the LOC136106860 gene encoding uncharacterized protein isoform X1 — MLSLGIEGGRWRERPWKGCGVQGAAVHVQKCVCCKRPWGAKSSCCCEGTGGGGCTRAGTSLSGGFGERSCWELYSVNSSKHHRVGTTSFPGRTSEWWLQPKLRPSSSSGFSRRCQEGERGHSPATVCRATTPAAALLSLPPLQKLLQQLPLGLAGRPKAPFNGDTAEKVTSPVLDSEPSAAIVSCELMSCGRSLASSLRWIPAPDQHRAGGQQPGDGVRGDLPRMHRPHPQELPQALQPAHRRGGVGAGGHHQHADPLRAHPVPQSQPERRGCVITEILVQLLQSLRSVSPSQ; from the exons ATGTTGAGTTTGGGAATAGAGGGAGGGAGGTGGAGGGAGAGACCCTGGAAAGGCTGTGGAGTGCAAGGAGCTGCAGTTCATGTGCAAAAGTGCGTGTGCTGCAAGAGGCCCTGGGGagcaaagagcagctgctgctgtgaggggacaggagggggtgGCTGCACCAGGGCTGGGACGTCGCTCAGCGGAGGCTTCGgggaaaggagctgctgggaACTGTACAGTGTCAACAGCAGCAAGCACCACAGGGTTGGCACAACCTCATTCCCTGGAAGGACATCGGAATGGTGGCTGCAACCCAAACTACGCCCATCCTCAAGCTCAGGTTTCAGCCGGCGGTGCCAGGAGGGGGAACGGGGCCACAGTCCCGCCACCGTCTGCAGGGCCACCACCCCGGCTgcagccctgctctccctgccaccactgcagaagctgctgcagcagctgccactgGGGCTGGCCGGGCGCCCAAAAGCGCCGTTCAATGGTGACACAGCCGAGAAGGTGACGAGCCCGGTGCTGGACAGTGAGCCCAGTGCTGCTATAGTGTCCTGCGAGCTGATGAGCTGCGGCCGCTCGCTGGCCTCAAGCCTGCGGTGGATCCCTGCGCCGGACCAGCACCGAG CTGGTGGACAGCAGCCTGGTGATGGCGTTCGAGGAGATCTGCCCCGAATGCATCGACCTCATCCACAAGAGCTACCACAAGCTCTGCAACCTGCTCATCGACGTGGAGGAGTGGGGGCAGGTGGTCATCATCAACATGCTGACCCGCTACGTGCGCACCCAGTTCCTCAGTCCCAACCAGAAC GCAGAGGTTGTGTCATCACTGAGATACTAGTGCAGCTCCTGCAGAGTCTCAGGTCTGTGTCACCCAGCCAGTGA
- the LOC136106860 gene encoding AP-3 complex subunit beta-2-like isoform X4, translating into MAFEEICPECIDLIHKSYHKLCNLLIDVEEWGQVVIINMLTRYVRTQFLSPNQNVVMAVAQLCSHLSPQAEVVSSLRY; encoded by the exons ATGGCGTTCGAGGAGATCTGCCCCGAATGCATCGACCTCATCCACAAGAGCTACCACAAGCTCTGCAACCTGCTCATCGACGTGGAGGAGTGGGGGCAGGTGGTCATCATCAACATGCTGACCCGCTACGTGCGCACCCAGTTCCTCAGTCCCAACCAGAAC GTGGTGATGGCCGTGGCACAGCTCTGCTCCCACCTGTCACCCCAGGCAGAGGTTGTGTCATCACTGAGATACTAG
- the LOC139828998 gene encoding uncharacterized protein, giving the protein MPGWWEWWYPPEDVGSGDACVAQLLSPKPPLSDVPALVQPPPPAPPQQQLLFAPPGLLQHTKDVRSDFVPAADPPIPCISLSPWRSEQPGWVTSTVPEKTMMNFFSRKFAASRVPGSIGREYTSIKFLWSKSLPGHGDVFEEVSESELQPGDILLFPESSANFISRALFKHAVVYCGDGEVIHFQSTGRGHSGLISKQGFEALKKERGECHIYRKKGGVDLNDLRSKVRIAMDSEAEYSLCTNNCIHFALSLLGLEEFYSQLVQIQDEGDSCSTGADTCSPPPPEDQQSSHTA; this is encoded by the exons ATGCCGGGTTGGTGGGAATGGTGGTATCCTCCTGAAGATGTCGGTTCTGGGGATGCCTGTGTCGCT cagctcctttcccCGAAGCCGCCGCTGAGCGACGTCCCAGCCCTGGTGCAgccaccccctcctgcccccccgcagcagcagctgctcttcgCTCCCCCGGGCCTCTTGCAGCACAC GAAGGATGTGAGGTCAGATTTCGTCCCTGCTGCTGATCCACCCATCCCCTGCATTTCCCTCAGCCCTTGGAGGAGCGAGCAGCCCGGCTGGGTCACCAGCACCGTCCCAGAGAAAACAATGATGAATTTCTTCTCTCGCAAGTTTGCTGCTTCCAGAGTTCCAGGTAGCATCGGG AGGGAGTATACGTCAATCAAGTTTCTGTGGTCCAAGAGCCTCCCTGGGCACGGGGACGTCTTTGAGGAGGTGTCAGAGAGTGAGCTGCAGCCTGGGGACATCTTGCTCTTCCCCGAGAGCAGTGCTAACTTCATCAGCAGGGCCCTCTTCAAACATGCAGTCGTCTACTGCGGGGATGGAGAGGTCATTCACTTCCAGA GCACAGGCAGGGGGCACAGTGGTCTGATCAGCAAACAAGGCTTTGAGGCCCTGAAAAAGGAGAGGGGGGAATGCCACATTTACCGGAAAAAAGGTGGGGTCGATCTCAATGACTTGCGGAGTAAAGTCAGGATAGCGATGGACAGCGAAGCTGAGTATTCTCTCTGCACAAACAACTGCATCCACTTCGCCCTCTCCCTCCTGGGACTGGAGGAGTTCTACTCACAACTG GTGCAAATCCAAGATGAAGGTGACAGCTGCTCCACTGGGGCG GACACTTGTAGCCCTCCCCCTCCAGAGGatcagcagagcagccacacggCGTGA
- the LOC136106860 gene encoding uncharacterized protein isoform X2: protein MTVSPLSQHPHRDTAVPRNGIITEMPPSPSSILIEMPPPWWSPWTLPAQLVDSSLVMAFEEICPECIDLIHKSYHKLCNLLIDVEEWGQVVIINMLTRYVRTQFLSPNQNVVMAVAQLCSHLSPQAEVVSSLRY from the exons ATGACAGTGTCCCCACTGAGCCAGCATCCTCACAGGGATACAGCCGTTCCCAGAAATGGCATAATCACAGAGATGCCACCATCCCCAAGCAGCATCCTCATAGAGATGCCACCACCCTGGTGGTCACCCTGGACTTTGCCTGCGCAGCTGGTGGACAGCAGCCTGGTGATGGCGTTCGAGGAGATCTGCCCCGAATGCATCGACCTCATCCACAAGAGCTACCACAAGCTCTGCAACCTGCTCATCGACGTGGAGGAGTGGGGGCAGGTGGTCATCATCAACATGCTGACCCGCTACGTGCGCACCCAGTTCCTCAGTCCCAACCAGAAC GTGGTGATGGCCGTGGCACAGCTCTGCTCCCACCTGTCACCCCAGGCAGAGGTTGTGTCATCACTGAGATACTAG
- the LOC136106860 gene encoding AP-3 complex subunit beta-2-like isoform X3 gives MTVSPLSQHPHRDTAVPRNGIITEMPPSPSSILIEMPPPWWSPWTLPAQLVDSSLVMAFEEICPECIDLIHKSYHKLCNLLIDVEEWGQVVIINMLTRYVRTQFLSPNQNAEVVSSLRY, from the exons ATGACAGTGTCCCCACTGAGCCAGCATCCTCACAGGGATACAGCCGTTCCCAGAAATGGCATAATCACAGAGATGCCACCATCCCCAAGCAGCATCCTCATAGAGATGCCACCACCCTGGTGGTCACCCTGGACTTTGCCTGCGCAGCTGGTGGACAGCAGCCTGGTGATGGCGTTCGAGGAGATCTGCCCCGAATGCATCGACCTCATCCACAAGAGCTACCACAAGCTCTGCAACCTGCTCATCGACGTGGAGGAGTGGGGGCAGGTGGTCATCATCAACATGCTGACCCGCTACGTGCGCACCCAGTTCCTCAGTCCCAACCAGAAC GCAGAGGTTGTGTCATCACTGAGATACTAG
- the LOC136106861 gene encoding uncharacterized protein isoform X1 yields the protein MLQSTLLIGAGAASIASVAGASLLWTNTTVKFLLLKSVPKFGDIFEEVSESDLQPGDIVLFPMSSSGKNSKVFRHAAVYCGFGEVIHFLGSVDQSTWDLISSKKLRGDIVKSGFHALKKERGKCEIYRKKGGVNHDDLQSEIQKAMNSEAKYSLYKNNCIHFALSLLGLEKFYSQLVQIQDEGDSSSNSSSSEAVGHLKPPSPAGQGSNHTA from the exons ATGCTACAATCCACCTTACTCATCGGTGCTGGAGCTGCAAGCATTGCAAGTGTTGCAGGTGCCAGCCTG CTGTGGACCAACACT ACAGTCAAGTTTCTGCTGTTAAAAAGCGTCCCCAAGTTTGGGGACATTTTTGAGGAGGTGTCAGAGAGCGATTTGCAGCCTGGGGACATTGTGCTCTTCCCCATGAGCAGCTCTGGAAAGAACAGCAAGGTCTTCAGACATGCAGCCGTCTACTGCGGGTTTGGAGAGGTCATACACTTCCTGG GCTCAGTCGACCAGAGCACATGGGATTTGATCAGCAGTAAGAAGCTTCGGGGTGACATTGTCAAGTCAGGCTTCCACGCCctgaaaaaggagagagggaaatgcGAGATTTACCGGAAAAAAGGTGGGGTCAATCATGATGACCTCCAGAGTGAAATCCAGAAAGCGATGAACAGCGAAGCCAAGTATTCCCTCTATAAAAACAACTGCATCCACTTTGCCCTCTCCCTCCTGGGCTTGGAGAAGTTCTACTCACAACTG GTGCAAATCCAAGAtgaaggtgacagcagcagcaacagcagcagcagtgaggcTGTGG GCCAtctgaagccacccagcccagcgGGGCAGGGGAGCaaccacacagcgtga
- the LOC136106995 gene encoding uncharacterized protein isoform X1, with protein sequence MTVSPLSQHPHRDTAVPRNGIITEMPPSPSSILTEMPPPWWSPWTLPVQLVDSSLVMAFEEVCPECIDLIHKSYHKLCNLLVDVEEWGQVVIINMLTRYVRTQFLSPNQNVVMAVAQLCSHLSPQAEVVSSLRY encoded by the exons ATGACAGTGTCCCCACTGAGCCAGCATCCTCACAGGGATACAGCTGTCCCCAGAAATGGCATCATCACAGAGATGCCACCATCCCCAAGCAGCATCCTCACAGAGATGCCACCACCCTGGTGGTCACCCTGGACTTTGCCTGTGCAGCTGGTGGACAGCAGCCTGGTGATGGCGTTCGAGGAGGTCTGCCCCGAATGCATCGACCTCATCCACAAGAGCTACCACAAGCTCTGCAACCTGCTCGTCGACGTGGAGGAGTGGGGGCAGGTGGTCATCATCAACATGCTGACCCGCTACGTGCGCACCCAGTTCCTCAGTCCCAACCAGAAC GTGGTGATGGCCGTGGCACAGCTCTGCTCCCACCTGTCACCCCAGGCAGAGGTTGTGTCATCACTGAGGTACTAG